A genomic region of Bactrocera dorsalis isolate Fly_Bdor chromosome 3, ASM2337382v1, whole genome shotgun sequence contains the following coding sequences:
- the LOC105233886 gene encoding cuticular protein 47Eg produces the protein MKFFVVLACFLAVAYANEEADVLRLDSEVNPDGFKYAYEFSNSIKAEQEGTLSGDALVAKGQYSFTSPEGEAVAVQYVADENGYQVVSANPPLPTPPPIPEAILKAIAYIEAHPSKE, from the exons ATGAAATTCTTT GTCGTCCTTGCCTGCTTTTTGGCTGTCGCCTACGCCAACGAAGAAGCCGATGTCCTCCGTTTGGACAGCGAAGTGAACCCTGATGGCTTCAAATACGCCTACGAGTTCTCCAACTCCATCAAGGCTGAGCAAGAAGGTACCCTGAGCGGTGATGCTTTGGTCGCCAAGGGCCAATACTCGTTCACCTCCCCCGAAGGTGAAGCTGTTGCCGTCCAATATGTTGCTGATGAGAACGGTTACCAAGTTGTGAGCGCCAACCCACCACTCCCAACTCCACCACCAATCCCAGAGGCCATCCTTAAGGCTATCGCTTACATCGAAGCCCACCCATCCAAGGAATAA